One Candidatus Thermoplasmatota archaeon DNA segment encodes these proteins:
- a CDS encoding GNAT family N-acetyltransferase → MMLTRPFSPTDIPSIIAIVKESLGESYPPSLYLTVSNLWREGFLVLVDEGRMVGFVAAVPSGTKVSRVLMLAVLPQVRRRSNGRRLMRDLYENSLAKGFDTVILEVRKSNKDAIAFYERQGFTTYGEIKNFYSNGEAAYKMMKVLES, encoded by the coding sequence ATGATGCTCACGAGGCCGTTCTCCCCAACAGACATCCCATCAATCATAGCGATCGTCAAGGAGTCTCTCGGTGAGTCGTATCCTCCATCTCTCTATCTGACCGTCTCGAACCTCTGGAGAGAAGGCTTTCTGGTCCTTGTTGATGAGGGTAGGATGGTGGGCTTCGTTGCCGCCGTCCCCTCAGGGACGAAGGTCTCGAGGGTCCTCATGCTTGCAGTCCTTCCACAGGTGAGGAGGAGATCCAACGGCCGGCGATTGATGAGGGATCTCTACGAAAACAGCCTGGCGAAGGGTTTTGACACGGTCATTCTAGAGGTCAGGAAGAGCAACAAGGACGCTATCGCGTTCTACGAGCGGCAAGGATTCACGACCTATGGCGAGATAAAGAATTTCTATAGCAACGGCGAGGCCGCCTACAAGATGATGAAGGTCCTCGAGAGCTGA